In Trichoplusia ni isolate ovarian cell line Hi5 unplaced genomic scaffold, tn1 tig00002984, whole genome shotgun sequence, the sequence aAATCAGCAACAACCGCCTGCTTCGTTTCAATAATAACTTACCACCTTATATTAACGGGAGCTCCGGGAAGTTAATTAAACGGTGGTTAAAGCCGTTCAGGTTAAGCTTACGGTGAAATTTATTAAGACGCCGTCTTCCCCAAACTATGGCTGCAATGCCCCGAATATTAAATAAGGCACAgatattaaacaatatattaactttttaattatgttttagtatTCCAGTAATATTGCATTAGAGCCTTCTTTGTTGTATTAAAGGACGTTCCTTCCAAAAAAGAAGAactaatttaaacatattttgtgaCTTTTAAAACGTAGATTAGTCTGTCAAATgggaaataacttttttatctaCGGATAAAACTTGACTTAGtgacataaattttaatttaattttaaatactctaAACTTATAGATAAACCAATAGTGTAAGATAAGCCCATTTAGCCAAGTGATATATCTAAACCTAAATTGGGcgaatgtatggagatgacgatgccaaagtcacgtgacttagcgAAACGAAATGACATTTCTCGCTCAAATCACACATTTGAGCGTCATTTGCTGACGTTAACGACTGTAGAATTGAGTGGAGAGGTAGAATAAGCTACTTACAACATCCGTACGCAATAGGTATCTAAGCAGATATTTACATGTCTTAGTACCTAAATCAAAGATATGTACACGaaggtaattaattaaaggTAGGTCTCACCGTATACTAGTTACATCATCATCTTTAGCGGATAGATTCCAGTTACGTGACCAACATGAAAAGGAACACCACTAAGTGGAAATATTCTCTGTTGCAAGTCCTatgatacatattatttataagcTAGAAGTTCAGTTGAGCGCGAaaggaatattaattttaatatatctcTTAATTGCTGTTGGGTGTGAACTGTGGTAAACTTAAATAAAGGGCTGAGGGTCAGAGTAATTTGAAACAATACAATGTAAtaatactttcattttaaaacagtaaCATTAAAGTGGAATTTTAGGAGCTGCATCGTTTTTCGATTAGCTCTTCTGAATTCTTCTTGATTCCTCTCTTATCTTTGCTATGTTTTGAATTTATccgaattttaaaatactataaagGTAGGGTATCTTTTCTTGGTAAGGCTGAATCCTCATGTAGATCCATCGGGTATCTGTCAGGTTTACAACAGGCATGGTGGCTAACAAATTGGCCGCCAAACACGATACAGCAGTCctttgaaaatacaattaaaacgtAGATATTCTTAGTAAtcatttacattacattactagCATAGTATAGGCATTCCTGCTATTGGAACATAAGAGCCGATTCTCTGCCAATTATCAACATAGACCACCTCATCACAATTGATCATCGCAATTGAATTAATGATAAACTTTGTATTCATGTTATATACTACGGTGGCCACGATCgtgaatgtaattaataaataattatttacttcacTTATACATTAGTTACATTATTTCTCGATAAATTTATGCAAAGGCCTTGAAATTACAAATGATGCAATAAATCACATCAGAAacaacatttctacatttttggGGAGGCTCAGATATGTTCACATGCGTATAAGCATTTTGATTGAACGTTGTTTACACATTATATCACGCTACTTATAATACTTCGTTCGTAAATACCTGGCATGTGTGTTATTTGACCAGGAAAACCGGTTCTGAGGGAAAAATTAGGAAAAATTGAGTTTAAGTTTAATTGATGACCAAAGACtgaatattatttctttatcaaaTGACATACGTAGCAACATCGCAAattgtaactgtttttttatttattttaaatgcatctATTAGTAATTGTCATGTTCGCCTCCTTATTAGGTAAGACAGTAGCTATTGTAGAAGTGAGACAACGAAGAGCAGCATCTCGACTAGGCAACTGCAAGTCTTGGTATTTGAGACATAGTTGAGTTTGGCATTagatgatagttttttttatgtgtaccTATAGATAGATGGAACATGAGTAACAACGACTTCCagatataaatttgaaatagtagatacatttatcgaggaaggccaACATCATGCTTCGATCAATTTAAACAGAAAGCACGCGGTTGAAACCACAGGATTTAACTCGTCGTACATAAAGCCAGACAGTTCTCCATCTATCACGATCCTCAACggacaaattttatttttatttttaaaaattgaatgttACCAGTGACAAGCAGTAATGGAAAAATATgcagaaaaacaaatgacgcaAGCAATtgcaaaaagtattttgaaatgataTAAATTACCATAAGTAAACAATTTAAAGGTTTAAAGTAAATACATGATGGGAACTTGAACTAGAGTTAACGAAATGATCATGTCATAAGATTACCTATGTACCTACTTGAACGTTACTAATGGGATAGGATAGTTTGATATGTTTATGTTAAAGGGATTTTATGATTTTCCTTTCCTCTCTTATTCTGGAAATTAGATATTGGTTAacgtatttaagtaaattaattacgaCTAGAATATGCCGTTGTTGTTTTATACacgctttttttttgtttaagaccGAGTACCAAAAGTAGCCACAGAATTATATGTAGAATCACAAACATGTTTACTTAACcttcaaaattttgcaaaaacagCGAAATTCTAAGGAACATAACAGTCTTAATTACCTTCTTACCTACctaatacctattaaaattctaaacatGACATAACTATGTAAATCCTAGACATATGATAAGGCTGCAGTCACGACATAGTTAGGTATATCCGGATTCTGATGTTATATGTGTTTTATAAACACCGTAGGTATTtacaaatgtatgtatgtgtatcgGTTTTATCCTTTGCGGATGGACGCCAAAAAAgagcaaattatattttcctcACGATATGATCAACGAATCTCTTTGGACTGGACTGTAAAGACAAGAAGATTTAAGAACGACACTTATTTAACTACTGTACAGGAAATGTTTGTGAATATGCtgtaaatgaattttaaaagaaactgcTTCTCTGACCCCCTCAATCCAATCgtctgagcaacacgataccccttagcaagactagttgtcagacatTCTATCTTCTGAATACTCGTAACCACTGTCaaaaatgcataaataaaaactgtgtcCCACACTGCCTTCCGGTCACACAttcacggaccgaccgtatcaaacGTAGCTTAAACCGTGATCGATTAACTTGTCTATATTTTCTTCGTAAGTTTTCTACATTTATAAAAGTATGTATCGATATAGAGTTCTTAAATTGTATcgaacaacacaaaataaaccaCTTTTATCCTACATGATTCCTACCTACACATTTATACTACATGCCTTTTCAGCTTATTCTGTAAACCTCAAGGGACCAAAGCCATTTCAGCGGACAAGTGCCTAAAGCAATTAACTATAAAACACGTACTTTACAAGAGCTACCGGCAAAACTGCAAAAGTTACTTCTGACGTTTTCTCAtcttaaaagaaacaaagttTTAAGAGAGATGCATATTTTATAAGGCGTACCTTAATATCTTGTGTTCTTGTTACAGGACAAATTGCTCAATAAGCTGGAAGAAAATGAACCGGAACTTGCCTCTTCGCCCGATGAAGAAGTGAGTATTCAAGGTTTTTAAGATGCTGTAAGGGTTTACACTTTCTTACACAAGTGCCTTCATACCACACCCAACATATTTCggaatttattaaagaaattacattttgtgCTCCTATTCTGTTGATATCACTATTCATTCTAAATTAGCTCAGTTACATTACTATCGCGCTTCAATTTAATCAaaagtttaacataaaaaaatagtaacaagtatttaataaaactaaagttctgaaatgaattaatttcaTCTCAAGCAATCGGAAGTAAAGCGAAAGTTAGAAATCAATGATTTATTCTTACGCAACGACAGTCTGACCTTGAGCCGGATTAAGGCTTCTGAATTATCAGTAATTGGGTACAATTGACCCGCACAATtagtgaatttaatttaaattaattatgatcaATGAGTAGGGTTAACACGTAATTTGTCGAcggtttaattatataaataatcaaaaaccattaataatattaaggcCATAAGTTTTATCCCGTGACGCACGGTATGATAAGAAAATTGACACACAAATAAAAGTTAGTCTAGTCTAGACCAATAACGAGCGAACATCATAATAGATACCTACCATCTGGTTATCCTTAAAAGGGAATGTGGAGCCAGTAgacagttttatcatttttaaattaggcGTAGCCAAGAGCATCACCTACGCCGTGCTTCGCCGTAGTCAGAGGGAAGATTTCTATTTTGATTCTGTTTCTATATAACATTTGAACTTGAACAAGAGTTTCGACTCCAAGCTGTCCATTATTTGCATCAGATAAAAAACACTAGGTACTCCTCTATTCTCTGCACAGATAGCCAAGTTTCGCGAGTTTTATCCCCGCGTAAAACAAGCTTTCGTGTAATCCACATACCTACGCTTATTcctagtctgggtgtctttgtgtaggtatgtgacttgaatatttgtgcgcaaaacaaggattaaactccttagtgcAGAAGCAGTTTTCGATGCAATGAagagaactatttttttttactactacCATTGCTTAGAGGACTATCCTTTTTTTCAGTGTGTAATATGTGTGAACGCGAAGGCGACGATGCAGACGTCGCCGTGCGGGCACCGCGTGGTATGCCGGCGGTGCTTCGTGAAGACCATCCAGATGGCAGTCAGCCAGCGCCTGCTGCCGCTGCGCTGCGTCATCTGCCGCGCCAAGATCCTGAGGCTGCGACAAGCGCCGAGGCTTGTCACAAGCAAGAGCTGGCAGGTAGGaatacttattttctattttatcataacgaagaaaaaaagaaatttccaCCCGAAAATTCTGACAGACATGATGTGTAGTAATTAGCTATGTGTTCCTATCCTGACCAAGTAGCAAGTTTTGGGGGATATTTAGAGCAAACATCCTAAAATTTTCCAAACAAATTCCAACTGGTATGTCTTCTTTGAAAGTAGGAAGTGTATCCTCGCATTAAGTACCTACCTTAACTTCTTTACTCTAAATAAGTTCACCTACTAATTTAATATCCAAATACAATTTGCAGGTGTCGTCGGGCAGCGCGAAGTCGTGGGGCGTGCCGGGGTCGGTGTCGAGCTACTCAGTGGGCGCGCGCTCCGTGCCCGCATCGGCCTCGCTCTACTCCGTCACCAGCGGGGAGTCTTCCCTCTCCGGTCTGTATAAGCATATTCTTTGCATCTTTTGCATTTAAAGTTTCTAACTTATTCTGTACATTCTTTTTCTGCATCATCTCTACTAAAGTGATGaactaaaactttttgaaatctTGGAAGTTTTTTTGTCTATAGACACATGCTGTGGTGCGGTGTCATGCTGTCGTTGATTGCTATAGAATCCACAATGACAGCATATTAAGACCCACACTTCTCTGAGGATCTTACTTGAATACGGCTGTAAGAAAACAGTTCAACCAGTCCTGTATCGTCAAATCTGAAAGATCACATTTATTCATTCCAGGCGTGTCGTCCGTGTCATCGAACAGCGGCGGCAATGTCCCCAGCACTTGCAGTACGAAGCTGTGCGGTGGCGCGAAGTGTGGTGGCGCGTGTCTGGGCGCCGTGCCGCGTGCCAGCGTGCCGCCCCGGGCGCGCCAGCCCGCCTCCAACTCGCTGCGTCGCTCGCAACACCATAGCATGAAGGTAACTAACGACATTTTCGTTTTATTGAAACGAGCCCcgcaaaaaaaacaaagaaacaaacatcaAATAACAAACCTTTAACCCACCAAATACTTTCCTTCGTGGGATGCAAAGCCacgacatgtcgcgcacagtAAGTTTAACGTGGTGATCTGATGTGGTACAGTTGTGATGGTGTTGGGCTATATCTACGTGCAAAATGGCTAAACGGGTTTCTGCAGACAATTTTGGCAGCAAAATGGTGATAGACTTCATAATGAACCTGCTCTAACTGCAGATACTATTCCTTAAGGTCAGCTAATAGGGCTATTTGTCAAAATTCAAGTTTCGGGAATGTTTCTAATATGATACACCCTATGTTTGATCGCAGGCCCGGTTACAAGATTACCAAGTCCATAGTTATACGGGAGGACCAGCTGCGGGCGAGCCCTCGGGCCGGCTGCCTCCCATCCGGGAGTTCCAGCGAGAGTTCCGCGAGGGACGGAGAGAGAGCGCCGCCGCGGCCTCCGCCTCTACTAGGATAAGGTAAACAATCATTTCATAGCCACGTTTTTTCCGAGAGACCTTGACACAATAAACTAGTTTAaatttccataaatattttaagagacACTAGTAGAGACTTTAGTAGAGCTAGTCTCTACTATGAAAAACTTAGCAGAAAATACTCCAAAATATTGcccatttaaaacatttttttccgcgataactatttaaaatgttctAATCTCCTTTCCAGGTGTGCCCAAAAAATAGTAACGCAACTAGAAACATCACCGCAGAAGGATAAGCAGCACTTCTTCCGGCCACTCAAACCTTCGAACAAAGACGACCCGCCCCCCTCCAGAGATCACAGTAAAGAGACTGATAAGAAAAAAGATAACCCCAAAGCGAAAACCAAGAAGGAtgataagaagaaaaaagacGATGAGAATGCAAAGCAGGAtgacaaaagtaaaaaagatgAAAGCACTGACAATAGGAAGAATGAAATAGCAGAGAAAAAGAAGGAAGAAAAACTGAGACTCAAGGCAGAGAAAGAGGCTAAAAAGGAGGCTAAACTTCAGGCAAAGGAGGAAGAGAGACAGGCTAAACTCTTAGCTAAGGAAGAAGAAAAACAGGCCAAACTAAAAGCAAAGGAGGAGAAGAAAAAAGCCAAAAAAGAGGCAAAGCTGGCGGCGCAGGCAGAGAAAGAGAAAAGCAAATAgagttataaaatttaaattttacattgtaGAAACTCGTAGCCGTcttaaattttagatttgaaaATTGTTATCATTGAGAAAtcgtaaaaacaattttaaatagcgTATATCTAAGAGTCTATTGTAGTCCATATTACTTACTTACGGTAAACTAGATACtgttagtttaaattttatttttttacttcgaTTGGAGAtgataatattgtgtttacGCTTTGATACtgatttatacaattttgttaaaattatgtagCTTAGTTGCAATTTCAAATGGAAATTGTTATACTTAGgaatgttgtaaatatttttaatgtcgaaaaatgttattatgagAAGCAATCTAAGTACATAGTTGTTGGGTCATAATTGGAACTCTACAAACTGCGAAGACTGAAAGAACGGGATAATGAAATCATatcgttttgtaatttaattgtgtAACAGTATAGTTAAGAGCTTCGTGCATACAGCACCGccgaagaatttatttattatgtagatTTCGTCGTACTTAGTTTGTCTGTAGTTGAAGCTTATATTAGAGTTGAATTCATTTAGAATCAGTTACATTTTCAACACTGGAATTTGAGATGTAATCAATAATTgcgattaatatttatttttcttgaactCTTACTTGAACGATTCTAAATCTTCAtggtacaaatattataatcccATCTATTCggattactaaaataattttcctatATACTAAAATCTTTCCTATTTCTACAGAACCCATATGACagtaacttaaaactaatagtTATCCTGCATTAAAGTTAAAGTAGCATCATATCAGGCATTTAGCATACTGCTAGGTAAGTGTTGACATTAATTTTGTAAGGGTTCCACGAGTCGGAATTTATTATTGTCAATCGTTAGAAATttcctgtaaaataaataacaatgttacCATAAGCCatactcttttatttattcccCATATATCTTTAGTACATTACAGTTGAACTAATAAAAAAGACATTCTTGGGTGCAcaaaaatgtaggtaaataaataacaacaaaaacgcTTACAAAACGTGACATAGATTGTTGACACCTGGGTTGCCAGTGGTAATATTCTCTcagtagtttaaataaaattgttaagaaaCAATCAATTGGTTTATTTATCTACATTCAATTATGTAACAATACACTTGATTACTAATAATATTCTACGTCAGCAACAAGgtcgaaatagtttttactcAGAGTAATCGTCTCCCACTCGGTCGTACATCTCGTCACCAGTCTTCTTGTTGACGCGCAGGTACTTGTTGACCATGGGTTTGTAGTAGTATGCCTTGTAGTCATGACGCTCGGCCATTTTCTTGATAATTTGCTTTTCCAACCTACGAAGCTTTTGCTTCTGTGCCTCCTCGTCAATGTAGTGCATGAACTTTTCATAATCCTGTAACGGTGATAAAACTAACATCAATAAACTATACAAAGATTGAGAATAGAGTGCGTCTTAATACAGAGTATTACCATTTTGCTTTGCCTTAAAATGGCAGTTtggaatctatactaatatataaagctgaagagtttgtttgtttgtttgaacgcgctaatctcaggaactacaggctcaaattgaaaaaaattttttttgggttcaatagaccattaatcgagggaggttttaggctatataacatcacgctgcaactaatagagcaaagatacaatggaaaatgtggcaaaaacggggaataATATTCAACTTCAAGGGCttccattcaaaataataaataaaccaactATATCTTGACAGGCTCATAACTGCAATAATGTTACAGTTATTGGCTTTTACTGTTTTAAGTTTGggtaaatgtattttatcgCATAGATAAATAAACTCAAATGACAACTTGCAGATTTTTAACAAAGGTTATTCAAGCTAATGAATGTATAAGTCTCTTGACTAAGGACTCTTGTCAGAAAATCAAGCAACTTAAAGATCTCAAGGCCCACCAGCAATTagcaatgtttgtaatattagtgcacaaaagtaataaatatctgTGGTTCTTCTCAGACAATATACAAATTTGTGTGAGAATTTTAACAGTTGAATGGAATGGATGGAATGGTCACAAATGCCATCTTTTGTATTTGTGCACCCTGTTGACATGCActacaactttttttttcagtaagtTACAGCCAGAAACTTAATTACGCTACATAAATCGAAAACTCTCTATTCAATTTGCTCACCACAAACACTACAACACCTACAaacttgtgacgtcactaaATGATGCGACGCCATAATACTGTACATAAAAGCATAAGCATAACATGACAGCACACTAAACATAATAGAATGGTGTCTCTTAACAAttccaataatatttctttggaATTGGCAGTAGGCTCTAAGGTAGAGCTTATTTATCAGGCcttctataatattttagagGCTATACGGGGCTAGGACATtgttagcaaaataaatattagatcaAGGGGGACTTTgaaatgagtttattttttaattttatcttaacaTAACCATAAGCATAAAATAGAGGCATTCAAAACCATGCAGTGGTGAGCAATCAACTTAGAGAATAtatgcataattattttaactagaCAGCATTCATAAGCTATTTGACTACCtgcccgatttttcaattgtCAGTTAACTTTTGTCTGATGAATATGTTTGACATATTTGTCATTTGATATTAGTCTGTagtctgtcagacagatttccaaaaaatattgaatacatattttttcattttatcatatcattgaaaagtaaggaagataaaaagGACTTAACATGTTGTGGGGGcaaaaaaacttcatttcatCTTACTGGTAAGTTATGTTATATGAGTtaaaatcactgtatcccctacattttttgtttataatatgtaaaccaatttttttttctgtttgacggactaaacatttgtttttgcCCTATTTAGGTTACCTAGCAACAGCAAGCCACCAACAGCAAAAGTGAAATTAATGGTCAAACTATGTAAGAACCCTATATGagaatcaaataattatgaagtattataaattaaaaaacatattttcatattcatattcaaatataatactGCTAGAGAATGTCAGATATGTTAGAAAGGTCCacttaaaaaaagtatgaaaacacaaaaacagttataaaatcAGGTCATagaaaaatgttgaaacaataataaagaattaGACCTGTACTATTGATACCTGTATAAAAATCACATAACCCAATACTAATCAAAACCTTCTAATATGAATACTAAGGAACATGTTTTAATCATCgctaataatgaataatatgcCTACCAGCCTGAGGAAACATTTGAATGTTGTTTATAATACTAACCATACAATAATAGCTCATTCAGGGACTATAGATACA encodes:
- the LOC113507633 gene encoding actin cytoskeleton-regulatory complex protein pan1; its protein translation is MPQRAPTSSSLMRPFVVLALPGMYLLYKYNQYRQQQMETARRRVTERELMHLNTKIDKLLNKLEENEPELASSPDEECVICVNAKATMQTSPCGHRVVCRRCFVKTIQMAVSQRLLPLRCVICRAKILRLRQAPRLVTSKSWQVSSGSAKSWGVPGSVSSYSVGARSVPASASLYSVTSGESSLSGVSSVSSNSGGNVPSTCSTKLCGGAKCGGACLGAVPRASVPPRARQPASNSLRRSQHHSMKARLQDYQVHSYTGGPAAGEPSGRLPPIREFQREFREGRRESAAAASASTRIRCAQKIVTQLETSPQKDKQHFFRPLKPSNKDDPPPSRDHSKETDKKKDNPKAKTKKDDKKKKDDENAKQDDKSKKDESTDNRKNEIAEKKKEEKLRLKAEKEAKKEAKLQAKEEERQAKLLAKEEEKQAKLKAKEEKKKAKKEAKLAAQAEKEKSK